gcgcaGGTGTCAGAGTCAGCTTTGGGTTCTAGTCTCAGTTCTGCTGATTCCTAGTTGTGCAGCCTGAGCAGTTTGGTTAGTAACCCtcttgtgcttcagtttcctcagctaTTGCTTCAGGCTGCTTCTCGGAGTTTCTAACAGGAGAATAGGGATTGGAGCTATGCTTTAAAAGGAGGCAGAATCTGCATCAGCAGATACCCCTTTGTGTAGCCAGGTGGAAAGTGGCAAGGAGCATTTAAACTAGCcatcatcagcctgacctgtggtggcgcagtgggtaaagcatcaacccggaatgctgaggtcaccagtttgaaaccctgggcttgcctggtcaaggcacatatgggagttgatgcttcttgctcctccccctttctctctctctctctctttctctcttttccctctctaaaatgagtaaataaaattaaaaaaacaaaaaaactagtcaTCATTAGTAAATTCTACTTGTGAATTTTTTTACCAGGCTCAGAATTGGTCTAATCTGCTGGTGAGTCCTTTAAGCTGTTAGTACCTTGGGCAGATTACCTTCTCTCaggcttggtttcctcatctgtaacaggAAGAGTGATGCTTAATTTGCAGGGCCGTGGGGAATCCAAAGTAGTGTGTGTGAAGTgcaggggtcactagctcagctggggCCCCGGGGCAAGGCACggaggagaagcagtcagtgaacagccTAAGTGCTGCAGCTACGAGTtggagcttctcatctctctccttccgtgtgtgtgtgtgtgtgtgtgtgtgtgtatctctccAAAAATAAAGATGCAAATTAACAGGCATGTAACAGAATTCTTTTGGGCTTAGAGTCAAATTCTGTGGTAAACTTAGAAGAGAAAAAGTATCACTATAAGGTTCAAATACAGTTGATAGGCTTTTCAGATCAGTCGCACATGGTTCTACCCTACTTTGACCTTTTACCTACTCCATATATTAAAGGTGAATCATAAATTTATATCAAATAATCAGCAATTTTAATAggctagatcagtggtagtcaaactggtccctaccgcccactagtgggcgttccagctttcatggtgggcggtagcagagcaaccaaagtagaaataaaaagattgatttaACTATCGTAAgtggttttataaagatttattctgccaaacttagcgaaaatctgacataaaatacttggtaagtaattattattatatgctttaacttgctgtaactgctttataaattttataaagtaaagttacttccctactttataaatcaccattactgtagaaccagtaggcagttagaaaattttactaatagagatacaaaagtgggcggtaggtataaaaaggttgactaccccgggCTAGATAGTAAATGACAgtggcataattttttttaaatgtcacttgTTATCATCGTGGTACTTACCATTTGTATGTCATACTAGCTGAATGTCAggcttgctttgtttttcttttccccagaTGGTATATTACTTACGGTCATGAACTCATTTGGAAGAACAGGGAGCCTCTAGTGAAAATCTGGCATGAAATGAGGACTAATGGCCCCAAAAAAGGAGGTGGCTCTAAGTAACACTGGGGTTGGATGATACTGGTGCGTCTGGCCCATGCCACCTGAACACATCAGCCCTGGAGTGACCACAGCTTTGCTCCTGCCTGGAAGATACCCAGCAGCTAGCTTTCCCGGGATTTTAAACTGTGTCCTCAGTACATGTCTTATTAGAAAGTGAACTATGACAACGTTGTGAAATAAAGGTTTATATCTCTAGTTTGTAAACAGAGGGTGTGTGTCTTTTTTGAACAGCACTAATGCTGCCCAGAAATCTTGTTACATTTGATGTAGCTTGAGCCATGAACCTGGCAGGGTACACAGGGAGACCTGATGGGAAATCTAGACTTGCAGGGAAATCGAGAATGTCCCCGGTTTTTGCACATTGGCCTTTTCGCATTTCTGCTAAGCATTTACTCTTCCCTGCCTGCCCCTTTCCTGGGTTGATTAACAGGTAAAAGTTGACTATTTTTCTCTGACATGGTCTGAAACAACAGCTgcagtattttctaaattttcccaAGAAAGGTAATATTTCCAGGCAGTGAGTGACAACACAAAAAGCGATTTTTAGGCTTTTGCATTCTAGGTTAAAATTGTAGCTTAACTGAGACTTGAAGTATCTTGGATAAATTCAGACGAGTCTGAGCCTAACTGCAGCTTACATTTGAAAATGTGTGTTCTTTGAATTGAAGCATCTTACCGAAATGGCAGGCTTTGGTCATCGTAATAGCTTCACTTCTGTGGGACTGACATGCTCTCATGATTGAGAATTATTTCTAGGAAATGCAATATGAGAATGTAAGGTTTTCTTGAGCAGATTTACAGGAGAGTTTATAGTGCTTTAGTGCCTCGAAAGGTTACACCATATCTTGTATCGCACTGGAGAGGAGCGAAGGCCCCAGTGTCCAGGTGCCGGGCACGGAGCACTGGGCGTTATGAAGGCGTGGGAGTCACACCCACTTCACAGTGTTGACAGCTGAATGGCAGCATGTCCTCAGAACATATGAATTGTCCAGGATTTGgcatttcttcacatcctttcaCTAGACTCTTCTCTAGTGGGAAATGCCAGTTATTCTGACCAGGCAGAGGATTCTGTTCTAAACCTGTGTCCCTTCCAGGGAGAGGACTTTTTTAACCCAGCTCTCATTTTGCCAGTAGGTAGCCAGGGCAGTCAGTTGTGGGACCTGCCTGTCATACTGCTGTGCTTCGACATTTTTAAATACCTGATGCTAACAACTTCGCGACATACAGATGAGGCAAGAAATGCTTTTCAGAGATGGGATAGGGGGCTGTCACATGGATATTTCATATGGAGTTCAAAATGTCCTGCCAGGGGCAGACCAGGACAACAGTTTAGCGGACATGTTTCTTCTCCCTGCTTTCTGGTTAGAGGAGGAGCACTAAGATCAAGTCCCTAAAGCACTTCTGCCTGTTACCTCCTTCCATGAGGAGCCTTGGAGCAGCCAAGGTCCCACTTCCCTGAGGCCTTGGAGGTCAGTGCCCAACTCTGGAAACACAAGCTTTACTTACTGTCCACAGCTGTGGTAACTGTAGTGGTTCTAACATGGATCTCCCTGGTCTGGCCCCTTCTGCCTCTGGCTGGAGCCTATTCATTCCCACCCATTGGATGCCGTATTCCCACCAGGGATTGCCTCCCGCCCTCCAGTGTGAGTCCAGTCTCCCAGACCCCTTTCACTGCTCTTGGCTTTACCATGTCAAAAGCACGAGGCGTTGTTCCAAGCATACAGTAAGTGCCCTTTGTTTGATGAAGTAAACACATGAAGAGCTGCTTTTTTCCCCTATAGgagtgattatttatttatttatatatttattttacagagagagagagggatagacagggacagacagacaggaacggagagagatgagaagcatcaatcattagtttttcattgcgcattgcaacaccttagttcattgattgctttctcatatgtgccttgactgcaggccttcagcagaccgagtaaccccttgctggagccagcgaccttgggttcaagctggtgggcttttcctcaaaccagatgagcccgtgctcaagctggcgacctcggggtctcgaacctgggtcctctgcatcccagtccgatgctctatccactgcaccaccgcctggtcaggccaggagtgATTATTTTAGTCACCAAatctatactgcttacaaaaatttggggatatttcaaaatgaatacaaaatgataaaataaaaaaaaaaagcatttgactttttttattaaacaagaacatcagaaaagcaaatgacaagtcaaagaaagttgtttgattatgcaaatgagatgcaaaaccaacttcattggtgaaaatgcactatagaaAAGACAAAGTACTGGAGTATGCACgtcccctgatcccctaatttttgtgtgcagTTTTAGGTGGCTAACTCAGGGCCCTGGTAGTGAGGTCACACGAAGGCAACTTGCTCCATCTGGAGAGCATCTGAATATCCCAGTGTCTTCACAGTGCACTTCTCTCCAGGAGCCTCTGGCCAGGGCAGGCACTGTGTCCTTTGCTGTGACTTCACGGCTAAGACAGTGGTTTGGAAGAGGGTCCTGTTTTGTGCAAATACAGCCGGCGCTGTATTTGCAGCCCTTTCTGAGATTCAACACCTTGGGTACCATCCAAGAATATGCTTTAAATGGAACTGTGGGTGATACCATCCAAGTATATGCTTTAAATGGAACTGTGGATGAGTGCTATTTCATTAGTGGTTTTAGTGTAATTGATCTGCAGTGAGCACCCAGGCTATGTGTCAAACATTCAGGAAACATTTGATTGTAGCCAGGAAGCTGTTTCTGGTACTGTACTTGCATGCTAGACTGACTTGGAGGGCTACCAAATTTAGCTTTGCAATAAAACAAGAATGTAGGCCCAAGAGGGAAGGGAACATTTGTACTATAGTGGCCAAAGATTTGTGACAGTTTTATAAACAAAAGCCTTTGACTATGCTTTAAAATTAGGGATTTTAGAGCCCCCGGAAAGGTCAGTGAGGGCTAATACCAGTTCTCAATGAAAACTGGAGTGATTGTCACAAATTTAGCACTGTAGGCAAATAGTTGGGTGACTCACAGGCTGATTCAAACATGTGTTCTCTGGAAAGAATCGCCCCCAGTTTTCTCtgggacccccacccccatcgcTGCACCTCTGCGCGCCTGCCCCCGCGGTGCAGCTTGTAAATGCGGCAGCCACCCGCGGTCCCTGAGACAAACGCCCCCGCGGAGGCGTGCTGTCCCTAGTGCTAGCTCAGGGCGATCCACAAGGAACTGTCAACATCCGACCCTCGCCCTTTGCGGAGCCAGCCCTGATTTATAAGATAATATTTAGGAAATTTTGTATTAAATCATGCAACATTCTAAAAGTTGGACAATTGTCAATGCCTCCAGGCGGTTTCGTCTCCTCCGGGCCCCCCGTCCCCATCCCCGCTTCTGCGCCCTTCCAGTCGCGCGCTCCTGCCCGGCTCGCGCTTCGCTCCAGCTGTGCACACGCGGGTCCCAGTCCCACCTCCCCGGGCTGTCACGGAGTCTTCCCACCTCTCATATGGCCACCCCCCGCCAAGGGGCAGTGCTGCGGCGGCGCGGGGAGGACCGCGGGGGCGGGGCcgctgggcgggggcggggcggcccGAGCGCGGGGAGCGGAGCGGCGGGCGCGGGGTCGCCATGGCGTGGCCCTGCATCAGCCGCCTCTGCTGCCTGGCGCGGCGCTGGAACCAGCTGGACCGCTCCGATGTGGCGGTGCCGTTGACCCTGCACAACTACTCGGACCTCGAGAGCGAGGAGCCGGGCCCTGGCGGTGCCACCTCGCGCGCGGGCGCGTGCCCCGCAGGAGTCCGAGACCCCGGTCGGGACGTGCCGCTCACTCAGTACCAGCGGGACTTTGGCGCGTGGCCCGCGCCTGTGGGGCCCAGAGATGCGACGCAGGGCCGCCGGCTGGGGGCAGGAGGCCGCAGGGGCAAGTCCTCCGCACCCATAGGCCGGGGGATCTACGTGCTCCCCATCGGCGATGCGGACACGGCTGCAGCGGCGACCACATCGTACAGGTATGGGGCCGCGGCGTGGGAGCGCGCCGTGTCCAGACCCCGTGGGCGGAGGAAATCGGGGCCGGGAGCTGTGAGGACCAGGGTGGGTAGGGGAGTGGGGGCGCCGGGATCCCCCATTTCACACGACTTCAAGAGCGGCAGGCAGCCTGGGAGGTCATCCCCTTTGGTCCCTGGGCGCAGCAGGCGTCTCCTTCGCTGCTCCCTGAGCAGCCTCAAGAGTGAATGAGCAAGCGCCTCCGCTGACGGGGAGCTCACTTCCTCACTCCCAGCCCGCACCCATTTGGGCTGCACGGCCAGAAAGTCCTGCCTTCGATTAAGTTAAAATCTATTTCCCTTTAACTACTACCAGGTGGGTCCAGCCGTAAGAGAGGTGCGCGCAGGCGGATGGACTGAGCTCCCTCTGGCCAGTGCCCTCTGTGGAGTGGTTGGTGGTGAGGCCCAAGCAGGGGCCGAGTGGGTGATCCCCCTTGGGGTCCCACTGAGGGCCGCTGACTTGGCTTTCATTGAGGACAGGTCTGTGGGTCCTCCCCACGCACACCCACTCCCAGCTCGGCCCCTGGACACCAAAgggctttctccctcctttctttcattACAAAAGTCATACATACTTACTGTAGAAAAATGGGAAATTACAGAAATAACCCCACCACAACCTGGTAGTTATTTCTAATCCCTAACATTCATTTGAATGCATGTTcatttataattacatattaCAAGGTTAGCTTCTTACTGTACGTGTTGTGGAGGTCTGTCCATGTTACTAGATATCCTTCTACAACATGGATTTTTAATAGATGTGCAATATTGTTTCCTATGGATATGcatttatctatctacctacccaAATACTATTAatctactttcatgccattgaATATTTAGTGTTTCCAATCCGTTCCTTTGATCCAATTACTTCCAGGAATTTTCCCTATGTAGGAGAGAGCTAAGAAATACAAGGGCTTTTGCAACATTGCACAGAAGATGGaaacaacacccccccccccaagcgcCCCCCCAGGCCTGCTGAAGGAGGGGGCTCGTTAATTATAGCTCCACCATAGGGTGGGCTACTGGGAAGCCCAGGATGTACTGATAACAGAAGCTCTTCAGTAGGTCCATGTTAGACCGGCAAGATGCAAAACAGCATGCCTGCtactatttgcattttcttttctttttcttttcttttttgagagaaggggcagggagagagagagagacaggaacatcagctgcttctgtatgtgccctgacgggaattgaaccggcaacctccatgctctgggatactccaaccaacccaaatatctggccagggtttaatttatctgattttttaaaaaaaaagaggaaaggagagggaagggagaagggaagcatttgttgtacCACTcagttgtgtatttttatttatgtttttgtatttttccaaagttagaagccgggaggcagtcagacagactcccgcatgtgccccaccgggatccaccgggcatgcccaccagggggcgatgctctgcccatctggggcgttgctctgttgcaaccagagccattctagtgcctgaggcagaggccatggagccacccccagcgcccaggccaactttgctccaatggagccttggctgcaggaggggaagagagagacagagagaaaggagagggggaggggtggagaagcagatgggtgcttctcctgtgtgccctggccgggaatcgaacccgggactcctgcatgccaggccaatgctctaccactgagccaaccggccagggccttcaattgtgcattttttgtttgcttcccatgtgtgtcttgactggggattgaacctgcgaccttgtTTCAGGAGGACaatcttaaccaactgagctaaccatcaGGGCTATTTGCATTTTCAAAAGAGGTATTGATATACACACATCTGCTCGAATAAGCATAGGATATCTCTGGATGGATGGTAAACTTTGTGAGGAGGGTGGATGCTGCCAGAGAAGGATGGAGACGAGTGACTTTTCACTTTACTCTGTCTCTTGAACTatcggttttttgttttgttttgttgtttttttaaacagccAGACCAGTGCTGGCACgctggatagagtgtcgacctgggatgctgaagtcccaggtttgaaaccccaaggtcgctgagcatgagctcatctagcttgagcacaggcttgctggcttgagcatggca
This region of Saccopteryx leptura isolate mSacLep1 chromosome 8, mSacLep1_pri_phased_curated, whole genome shotgun sequence genomic DNA includes:
- the MAP6D1 gene encoding MAP6 domain-containing protein 1 isoform X1, with product MAWPCISRLCCLARRWNQLDRSDVAVPLTLHNYSDLESEEPGPGGATSRAGACPAGVRDPGRDVPLTQYQRDFGAWPAPVGPRDATQGRRLGAGGRRGKSSAPIGRGIYVLPIGDADTAAAATTSYRQEFQAWTGVKPSRSTKAKPTPVITTHSSRWDGSPGAGFQVPEVRKKFAPNPSAIFQAPAPRILNV
- the MAP6D1 gene encoding MAP6 domain-containing protein 1 isoform X2 yields the protein MAWPCISRLCCLARRWNQLDRSDVAVPLTLHNYSDLESEEPGPGGATSRAGACPAGVRDPGRDVPLTQYQRDFGAWPAPVGPRDATQGRRLGAGGRRGKSSAPIGRGIYVLPIGDADTAAAATTSYRQEFQAWTGVKPSRSTKAKPTPVITTHSSRWDGSPGAGFQAPAPRILNV